The Catenulispora sp. MAP5-51 DNA segment CGGGTGCGACGCTGGCACGCTGGTTCAAGGGCCGCAAGGTCGTGGCCGACGTCCACGAGGACTACCTGAAGCTGCTCAAGGACCGCGCCTGGGCCCGTGCCTCGTGGAAGAAGAGCATGGCCACGCTGGCGGTCCGGTTCTGCACCTTCTGGACCAAGCGCGCGAACATCACCGTCGTGGCCGACGACCACGTGCCGCCGATGAAGGGCCGCAAGCGCCTGGTGGTGAAGAACCTCCCGGACTTCTCCTTCCTGCCGGCCCCCGGCGAGCCGGACACCGCGGTGCCGCGCGCCATCTACATCGGCGACGTGCGGCGCTCGCGGGGCCTGCAGGCGATGCTGGCCGCGGTGGAGGGCACCTACACCTGGGAGCTCGACGTGGTCGGCCCGGTGCAGCCGGGCGATCAGGCCTGGCTGGACACCTGGCACGCGACCTCCAGCGAGCAGGTGCGCAACCGGATCAGGTTCCACGGGCGTCTGGACCCTCAGAAGGCCTGGGCTCTGGCCGACGGGGCGTGGGCCGGGCTCGTGCTCCTGGACGACACCCCGGCCTTCCGCGAGGCGGTGCCGAGCAAGCTGTACGAGTACCTGGCCGTCGGTCTGGCCGTGGTGGCCACGCCGCTGCCGCGGATGGCCGAGCTGGTCACCGAGTCCGGGGCGGGCGAGGTGGTGGCGGACCCCGCCGCCGCGTCGGCTACGCTGCGGCGGTGGTCGGAGGACTACGAGGAGCTCGACAAGGCGCGCCGCAACGCCCGCAAGTGGGCCTCGGAGCACCTCACCGGAGCCTCGCCGTACGACACGCTCGCGGAGCAGATCCGCGGGCTGGCCAAGCACTGAAGCCGCACTGAAGCCGCACTGAAGCAGCACTGAAGCCGACTGAAGCCACAACGCAATGGGCCGCCGAGCCCACGGCCGAGCGGGCCGCGACCCGGCACCGCGCGATCGACCCCGGAGAACCGAGAGTGACTGAACAGAAGCAGGGTAGCCGGGAAGGCGTGCGTATCCTGCCCAGCGCCGACGTGGACGACCGCGCGGAGATCGGCGAGGGCACCAGCGTCTGGCACCTGGCCCAGGTGCGCGAAGGCGCCCGGGTCGGCCGCAACGTCGTGATCGGGCGCGGGGCCTACATCGGCCCGGACGTCCCGGTCGGCGACAACTGCAAGATCCAGAACCACGCGCTGGTCTACGAGCCCGCGGTGCTGGAACCCGGCGTCTTCATCGGCCCCGCGGTGGTCCTCACCAACGACCACTACCCGCGCGCGGTGAATGCCGACGGCACCCCCAAGTCCGCCCACGACTGGACCCCGGTCGGTGTCACGCTGCGTGAGGGCGCCTCGGTCGGCGCCCGGTCGGTGTGCATCGCCCCGGTGACCATCGGCCGCTGGGCCCTGGTCGCGGCCGGCTCCGTGGTGAACAAGGACGTCCCGGACTTCGCGCTCGTGGCCGGTGTCCCCGCCCGGCGCCTGCGCTGGGTCGGCAAAGCCGGCGAGCCGCTGGAGGACCGCGGCGACGGATTGTTCGTCTGTCCCAAGGACGGATC contains these protein-coding regions:
- a CDS encoding glycosyltransferase; its protein translation is MASTIDVSIITGGHDVADARLHRLAAALRRAGLAVEVVGLGAPEAGPADCAVRTLGARSAKKRLKADLTLPFKARGKVLLTVDPDMVPGATLARWFKGRKVVADVHEDYLKLLKDRAWARASWKKSMATLAVRFCTFWTKRANITVVADDHVPPMKGRKRLVVKNLPDFSFLPAPGEPDTAVPRAIYIGDVRRSRGLQAMLAAVEGTYTWELDVVGPVQPGDQAWLDTWHATSSEQVRNRIRFHGRLDPQKAWALADGAWAGLVLLDDTPAFREAVPSKLYEYLAVGLAVVATPLPRMAELVTESGAGEVVADPAAASATLRRWSEDYEELDKARRNARKWASEHLTGASPYDTLAEQIRGLAKH
- a CDS encoding DapH/DapD/GlmU-related protein, with translation MRILPSADVDDRAEIGEGTSVWHLAQVREGARVGRNVVIGRGAYIGPDVPVGDNCKIQNHALVYEPAVLEPGVFIGPAVVLTNDHYPRAVNADGTPKSAHDWTPVGVTLREGASVGARSVCIAPVTIGRWALVAAGSVVNKDVPDFALVAGVPARRLRWVGKAGEPLEDRGDGLFVCPKDGSEYVEIDGVLKEKA